From a single Nocardioides sp. dk884 genomic region:
- a CDS encoding glycoside hydrolase family 6 protein, whose amino-acid sequence MTPRLLQRWAGLVLAGMLAPALVTAATAVPAFSPGDAGGVASASERARKDPRLTRPLYVDARIPAAMQESRYARIAQAPQATWYSPEQHPTSQVAWAVSDQVARAKATRSTPVLVLYAIPDRDCGQHSVGGLPDAAAYRAYVRAFTRGLGTRSKAMVVVEPDAIPFVGEPDCADTAARLKMLRFAVTRIARTGAWAYLDAGHSAWTPYDGRAQLLKRAGIAKARGFSTNVANFRPLRDERAYAVSLGKELARIGVKGARYVVDTSRNGAAAPIAGDVINPTWARLGPAPKRRFQGALDATLWIKHPGESDGAVNGGNAAGQWCDLLADRLSGRAESPGC is encoded by the coding sequence ATGACGCCACGCCTGCTGCAGCGGTGGGCCGGGCTGGTGCTGGCCGGCATGCTGGCTCCCGCGCTGGTCACCGCCGCGACCGCCGTCCCGGCCTTCTCGCCCGGCGACGCCGGCGGCGTGGCCTCCGCCTCCGAGCGTGCACGTAAGGACCCCCGCCTCACCCGGCCGCTGTACGTCGACGCCCGGATCCCGGCCGCGATGCAGGAGAGTCGCTACGCGCGGATCGCCCAGGCCCCACAGGCGACCTGGTACTCCCCCGAGCAGCACCCCACCTCCCAGGTGGCCTGGGCCGTCTCCGACCAGGTGGCGCGCGCGAAGGCGACCCGCTCCACGCCGGTGCTGGTGCTCTACGCGATCCCCGACCGCGACTGCGGACAGCACTCCGTCGGCGGGCTGCCCGACGCGGCGGCGTACCGCGCCTATGTGCGGGCCTTCACCCGTGGCCTCGGCACCCGCAGCAAGGCGATGGTCGTCGTCGAGCCCGACGCGATCCCCTTCGTCGGCGAGCCCGACTGTGCGGACACCGCGGCCCGGCTGAAGATGCTGCGCTTCGCGGTCACCCGGATCGCGCGGACCGGAGCCTGGGCCTACCTCGACGCCGGGCACTCCGCCTGGACGCCGTACGACGGGCGCGCGCAGCTGCTCAAGCGGGCCGGGATCGCGAAGGCGCGCGGGTTCAGCACCAACGTCGCGAACTTCCGCCCGCTGCGCGACGAGCGCGCCTACGCCGTGAGTCTGGGCAAGGAGCTGGCCCGGATCGGGGTGAAGGGGGCGCGCTACGTCGTGGACACCTCGCGCAACGGTGCCGCCGCGCCGATCGCCGGCGACGTCATCAACCCCACCTGGGCGCGGCTCGGGCCGGCCCCGAAGCGCCGCTTCCAGGGCGCCCTCGACGCCACCTTGTGGATCAAGCACCCCGGGGAGTCCGACGGCGCCGTCAACGGCGGCAACGCCGCGGGGCAGTGGTGCGACCTGCTCGCCGACCGGCTCTCCGGGCGGGCGGAGTCGCCCGGCTGCTGA
- a CDS encoding M3 family metallopeptidase — protein sequence MSAPTPSPVLLPAAEGALGWVDAQSRDRLAAARGLADRLRVGGSDDVLGVLEAWNDLSIELRRVAAVGSLFANVHPDPAVREHAEQAEVEADRLGTELSQDRALFEVFSSLDPAGLDADARRLLEHTLRDFRRSGVDRDEETRARLSAIRERLTALDQELSRNTRDDVRTISFPADRYAGLPQDWLDAHPVDEDGRLTATTDYPDAVPVRMFAHDAEVRAAMNLAFLTRGWPQNDAVLKEMFALRHELATLLGYPDWAAYDAEVKMIGSGPAIPEFIDRIAAAAEEPMQRDLEVLLERYRRDVPGAETIPSADASYYSELVRRERYDVDSQQVRTYFDFATVRRGLLEVTGRLFGLRYDEVPDAPTWHEDVTTYDVRRADDAPDAAPLGRIHLDLHPREGKYKHAAQFDLVPGVAGRQLPEGVLVCNFARGLMEHDHVVTLFHEFGHLVHHVLGGHQRWVAFSGVATEWDFVEAPSQMLEEWAWDPEVLASFATNAAGEAIPRALVEKMRAADDYGKGIQARVQMFYASMSYWFHVERPADLTARTRELQARYSPYPYVEGTHMFASFGHLGGYSSAYYTYMWSLVIAKDLFSAFDEGDLFDPVVAGRYRDTVLARGGSKDAADLVADFLGRPYTFEAYASWLARPA from the coding sequence ATGAGCGCCCCCACCCCGTCCCCGGTCCTCCTGCCCGCCGCCGAGGGTGCCCTGGGGTGGGTCGACGCGCAGTCGCGCGACCGCCTCGCCGCGGCCCGGGGGCTCGCCGACCGGCTGCGCGTGGGCGGCAGCGACGACGTGCTGGGCGTGCTCGAGGCGTGGAACGACCTGAGCATCGAGCTGCGCCGGGTCGCCGCGGTGGGCTCGCTGTTCGCCAACGTGCACCCCGACCCGGCGGTGCGCGAGCACGCCGAGCAGGCCGAGGTCGAGGCCGACCGGCTCGGCACCGAGCTCTCCCAGGACCGCGCGCTCTTCGAGGTCTTCTCCTCGCTCGACCCCGCCGGCCTCGACGCCGACGCGCGCCGGCTGCTGGAGCACACGCTGCGCGACTTCCGCCGCTCCGGGGTCGACCGTGACGAGGAGACCCGCGCCCGGCTCTCGGCGATCCGCGAGCGGCTCACCGCGCTGGACCAGGAGCTCAGCCGCAACACCCGCGACGACGTGCGCACGATCAGCTTCCCCGCGGACCGCTACGCCGGCCTGCCCCAGGACTGGCTCGACGCGCACCCCGTCGACGAGGACGGTCGGCTCACGGCCACCACCGACTACCCCGACGCGGTGCCGGTGCGGATGTTCGCCCACGACGCCGAGGTCCGCGCCGCGATGAACCTCGCGTTCCTGACCCGCGGCTGGCCCCAGAACGACGCCGTGCTGAAGGAGATGTTCGCGCTGCGCCACGAGCTGGCCACGCTCCTGGGCTACCCCGACTGGGCGGCGTACGACGCGGAGGTCAAGATGATCGGCTCCGGCCCGGCGATCCCGGAGTTCATCGACCGGATCGCGGCGGCCGCCGAGGAGCCGATGCAGCGCGACCTCGAGGTGCTGCTGGAGCGCTACCGCCGCGACGTCCCCGGGGCGGAGACGATCCCCTCGGCCGACGCGTCGTACTACTCCGAGCTGGTGCGCCGCGAGCGCTACGACGTCGACTCCCAGCAGGTCCGCACCTACTTCGACTTCGCCACCGTGCGCCGCGGCCTGCTCGAGGTCACCGGCCGGCTCTTCGGGCTGCGCTACGACGAGGTGCCCGACGCCCCGACCTGGCACGAGGACGTCACGACCTACGACGTGCGCCGCGCCGACGACGCCCCCGACGCCGCGCCGCTGGGCCGCATCCACCTGGATCTGCACCCTCGCGAGGGCAAGTACAAGCACGCCGCGCAGTTCGACCTGGTGCCCGGCGTCGCGGGCCGGCAGCTGCCCGAGGGCGTGCTGGTCTGCAACTTCGCGCGCGGGCTGATGGAGCACGACCACGTGGTCACGCTGTTCCACGAGTTCGGCCACCTGGTCCACCACGTGCTCGGCGGGCACCAGCGCTGGGTGGCGTTCTCCGGGGTGGCCACCGAGTGGGACTTCGTGGAGGCGCCCAGCCAGATGCTCGAGGAGTGGGCCTGGGACCCCGAGGTGCTGGCCTCCTTCGCCACCAACGCCGCCGGCGAGGCGATCCCGCGGGCGCTGGTGGAGAAGATGCGCGCCGCCGACGACTACGGCAAGGGCATCCAGGCGCGGGTGCAGATGTTCTACGCGTCGATGTCGTACTGGTTCCACGTGGAACGTCCCGCCGACCTCACCGCGCGCACCCGCGAGCTCCAGGCGCGCTACTCGCCGTACCCCTACGTCGAGGGCACCCACATGTTCGCCAGCTTCGGCCACCTGGGCGGCTACTCCTCGGCGTACTACACCTACATGTGGTCGCTGGTGATCGCCAAGGACCTGTTCAGCGCCTTCGACGAGGGCGACCTGTTCGACCCCGTCGTCGCCGGCCGCTACCGCGACACGGTGCTGGCGCGGGGCGGGTCGAAGGACGCCGCCGACCTGGTCGCGGACTTCCTGGGCCGGCCCTACACCTTCGAGGCCTACGCGAGCTGGCTGGCCCGCCCGGCCTGA